In Persicimonas caeni, a single window of DNA contains:
- a CDS encoding SpoIID/LytB domain-containing protein translates to MKYLIHITSGARRIVFAALVALAFVTLSIPATAQQRELTAADRLAILYAPQLNFTAEGDPIIRVGILEGKKSVEFTPSESIRVLPQGEGGTEIVLPGNKKYTVEISDTQPGKYKHWVVVDGLSVRQRKKVGEVTQEWTKRGYLPDTFEVGGLFAIRGKVFDSRQILVGVGGTDDLKEAHKLKRKLEAKYGIIGRIHSQATEYPSGTLTLTGEGVDVEVKNPSVMWVSAKEGRKEEIRYTVPGIKKNYRPGTETRTYTGTLIFAPDKKGKLVAMNSLGAERLLRGVVPAEIYASAPEGALRAQAVAARNEIFAAIGVRNLADPYMQRADIYDQVYGGVGAEHPRTTKAVKATRGQVMFYGKQIIEAVYSSNAGGFTENNDNVWDAEPRPYLRGKADAPSGKVPKKFRDGISVSELDDFLKSDMPAHSKTAPVSSTKYYRWTKTVPASKAKAWLDEHGYNVGDLRKVAIESRGVSGRVIRLQVTGSKGKAVIERELNVRRLFGGLKSGLFLMKYSKDNKGNITEFTFRGAGFGHGVGMCQTGATGMAHDGKSYKDILTHYYSGIEVKELY, encoded by the coding sequence ATGAAGTACCTCATCCACATCACCTCCGGCGCGCGTCGCATCGTCTTCGCCGCGCTGGTGGCTCTGGCGTTTGTCACGCTCTCCATCCCCGCCACCGCCCAGCAGCGCGAGCTGACCGCGGCCGACCGGCTGGCGATTCTGTACGCCCCCCAGCTCAACTTCACCGCCGAGGGCGACCCGATCATTCGGGTGGGTATCCTCGAGGGCAAAAAGTCCGTCGAGTTCACCCCGTCGGAGTCGATCCGCGTGCTCCCTCAGGGCGAGGGCGGCACCGAGATCGTGTTGCCGGGCAACAAGAAGTACACCGTCGAGATTTCGGATACCCAGCCGGGCAAGTACAAGCACTGGGTCGTCGTCGACGGGCTGAGCGTGCGCCAGCGAAAGAAGGTCGGCGAGGTCACTCAGGAGTGGACCAAGCGCGGCTACCTGCCCGACACCTTCGAGGTGGGCGGGCTCTTCGCCATCCGCGGTAAGGTCTTCGACTCGCGGCAGATTCTGGTGGGCGTGGGGGGCACCGACGACCTCAAAGAGGCCCACAAGCTCAAGCGCAAGCTCGAGGCGAAATACGGCATCATCGGGCGCATCCACTCCCAGGCGACCGAATACCCGTCGGGCACGCTCACGCTGACCGGCGAGGGCGTCGACGTCGAGGTCAAAAACCCGAGCGTGATGTGGGTGTCGGCCAAAGAGGGGCGCAAAGAGGAGATTCGCTACACGGTCCCCGGCATCAAGAAGAACTACCGGCCCGGCACCGAGACGCGCACCTACACGGGCACCTTGATCTTTGCGCCCGATAAAAAGGGCAAGCTCGTGGCGATGAACAGCTTGGGCGCCGAGCGCCTGCTGCGCGGCGTCGTCCCCGCCGAGATCTACGCCAGCGCCCCGGAAGGCGCGCTTCGCGCCCAGGCAGTGGCCGCGCGCAACGAGATCTTCGCGGCCATCGGCGTACGCAACCTGGCCGACCCCTACATGCAGCGCGCCGACATCTACGACCAGGTCTACGGCGGCGTGGGCGCCGAGCATCCGCGCACGACGAAGGCGGTCAAGGCCACCCGCGGCCAGGTCATGTTCTACGGCAAGCAGATCATCGAGGCGGTCTACAGCTCGAACGCCGGCGGGTTCACCGAGAATAACGACAACGTCTGGGACGCCGAGCCCAGGCCCTACCTACGCGGCAAAGCCGACGCCCCGTCGGGCAAGGTGCCCAAGAAGTTTAGGGACGGCATCAGCGTGTCGGAGCTCGACGATTTCCTGAAGAGCGACATGCCCGCCCACAGCAAGACCGCGCCGGTGAGCAGCACCAAATACTACCGCTGGACCAAAACCGTACCCGCCTCCAAGGCCAAAGCGTGGCTCGACGAGCACGGCTACAACGTCGGCGACCTGCGCAAGGTGGCCATCGAGAGTCGCGGTGTGAGCGGGCGGGTCATCCGCCTGCAGGTTACCGGCTCGAAGGGCAAGGCGGTCATCGAGCGCGAACTCAACGTGCGCCGGCTCTTCGGCGGCCTCAAGAGCGGGCTGTTCTTGATGAAGTACAGCAAGGACAACAAGGGCAATATCACCGAGTTCACCTTCCGCGGCGCCGGCTTCGGCCACGGCGTCGGCATGTGCCAGACCGGCGCGACCGGCATGGCGCACGACGGCAAGTCCTACAAAGACATCCTCACCCACTACTACTCGGGCATCGAAGTCAAAGAGCTGTACTGA
- a CDS encoding PEGA domain-containing protein has protein sequence MNTTAVSLVRTLLALLVTLFAAVPMAHAQDTGESINVAVLNLEGEGVDQKLLETLTSVLRNEAQQYSDYDIVNQSPINLSEIVVVLGCDTNNPTCLKQAADQLEARVLIYGRVEKVEQAHTVTIEVFDADTSKVEQRLVRTIVNKDDPVIAFRKQIQSMFAPDQATEGTRLQIGSNVEGAEVRVNDTMIGNAPVERKGLPPGNYSVEVSQEGYDTWKVSIELTEGADIRLWAPLNETKQPEAVAQKEAGEGTQEGDTGVKVDDSSGLGDSSGMGDSSKPPVTGGGGGPNWGAWSAIGVGGVALAGSGAMALLMKGQEDELADHDAQRFQMSRDAYISDRQEIIDTGESYELAHRVLLGVGAVSVVAGTVWLFVDGAEADDPLADERNWDVSVSPRGVSALFSW, from the coding sequence ATGAATACAACTGCAGTCTCCCTTGTACGCACGCTGCTCGCCCTCCTGGTGACCCTCTTCGCGGCCGTGCCCATGGCTCACGCGCAGGACACAGGAGAGTCGATCAATGTGGCCGTGCTCAACCTCGAAGGGGAGGGCGTCGACCAAAAGTTGCTCGAGACGCTCACCTCGGTGTTGCGTAACGAGGCGCAGCAATACAGCGACTACGACATCGTCAACCAGTCGCCGATCAACCTGTCCGAGATCGTGGTCGTGCTCGGCTGCGACACCAACAACCCTACGTGTTTGAAGCAGGCCGCCGACCAACTCGAGGCGCGCGTGCTCATCTATGGGCGTGTCGAGAAGGTCGAGCAGGCCCATACGGTCACCATCGAAGTCTTCGACGCCGACACCTCCAAGGTCGAACAGCGCCTGGTGCGCACCATCGTCAACAAGGACGACCCGGTCATCGCCTTTCGCAAGCAGATCCAGTCGATGTTCGCCCCCGATCAGGCAACCGAGGGGACACGGCTGCAGATCGGCTCGAACGTCGAGGGCGCCGAAGTGCGCGTCAACGACACGATGATCGGCAACGCCCCGGTCGAGCGAAAGGGGCTGCCGCCGGGGAACTACTCGGTCGAAGTCTCTCAAGAGGGCTACGACACCTGGAAGGTGAGCATCGAGCTGACCGAAGGGGCCGACATCCGGCTGTGGGCGCCGCTCAACGAGACGAAGCAACCCGAGGCGGTGGCTCAGAAAGAAGCGGGTGAGGGAACACAAGAGGGCGACACCGGCGTTAAGGTCGACGACTCGTCGGGCCTGGGTGATTCGTCGGGCATGGGCGACTCGTCCAAGCCGCCGGTCACCGGCGGTGGCGGCGGGCCCAATTGGGGCGCCTGGAGCGCCATCGGCGTGGGCGGTGTGGCCCTGGCCGGCAGCGGGGCGATGGCCCTGTTGATGAAGGGCCAGGAAGACGAGCTGGCCGACCACGACGCCCAGCGCTTCCAGATGAGCCGCGACGCCTACATCTCCGACCGCCAAGAAATCATCGACACCGGCGAGAGCTACGAGCTCGCCCACCGCGTGTTGCTGGGCGTGGGGGCGGTCAGCGTCGTCGCCGGCACCGTCTGGCTCTTCGTCGACGGCGCCGAGGCCGACGACCCGCTCGCCGACGAGCGCAACTGGGACGTCAGCGTCTCGCCCCGGGGCGTCTCGGCGCTCTTCAGTTGGTAG